Proteins encoded by one window of Candidatus Brocadia sp.:
- a CDS encoding transposase: protein YLYVILDIFSRYVVGWMVAHREQAILAQRLISDSCKKQAIKPEQLVIHADRGSSMTSKPVAFLLSDLGITKSHSRPYVSNDNPYSEAQFKTLKYRPDFPGNFGSIEDARVFCKSFFTWYNGEHHHSGIGLLKPEDVHYRRTDQIMKERSLVLKTAFENHPKRFKGISPKPPSMPVAAWINKPKTEYTL from the coding sequence TCTATCTGTATGTCATTCTCGATATCTTCAGCCGTTATGTCGTCGGATGGATGGTTGCACACCGTGAACAGGCCATATTGGCACAACGGCTTATCTCCGATAGCTGTAAAAAACAGGCTATCAAGCCAGAACAACTGGTGATCCACGCTGATCGCGGCTCAAGCATGACATCGAAACCTGTGGCGTTTCTTCTGTCTGATCTGGGAATAACAAAAAGCCATTCTCGTCCTTACGTCAGTAACGACAACCCCTATTCGGAGGCACAGTTTAAAACCCTCAAGTATAGACCGGATTTCCCTGGTAATTTCGGTTCAATTGAGGACGCCAGGGTATTCTGCAAAAGCTTTTTTACCTGGTACAACGGAGAACATCATCATTCCGGCATCGGTCTGCTAAAACCAGAAGACGTCCACTATAGACGTACGGATCAAATTATGAAAGAACGCTCTCTTGTCTTAAAAACCGCCTTTGAAAATCACCCTAAACGATTCAAAGGAATTTCACCTAAACCACCAAGTATGCCTGTGGCTGCCTGGATTAATAAACCAAAAACGGAATATACTCTATGA
- a CDS encoding recombinase RecF, which produces MNQIKGVTSDMRIRKLKIENLRGLSNVECEFDQPTNVIVGPNAIGKTTILEAVRLTKALLMPRYFQEGQQVLVSLGATSPHPQLSNYIDFSALAREPNEAVRVQMQLEMNANELEYLKSVRNQIALDFLRGQMARSDEQSQLAFTQYLSSNEGKSRLESTIKVVGERLDKFQAPFILPIQLTIDGAKGQIRGDDPFNQVMVIILERRCPPHQALFSYFPADRAFPTGEVNVQIGSGEANNQIQAHIGQASTKYQRLKQTIVNNLLFSGLDQSKVHDDFRQVLEKLLPGKELVGLSVTPVGTLKVAIREASTGKVFDIDSMSSGEKGLILTFMLLRRSLARGGIALTDEPELHLNPAVCKNTVPFLSGTIIADNDIQVLVCTHSADILGAAFDRQDCSIHHLRSHKDATKIYERDQMEIFEALRRLGTTAADTLFSRGNIFVEGEHDTAILEEGFYDQVMGYKITSLGGRREVEKEIATLQDAERKGELDKLNCFIFDLDRRPENLASTNLVRVLQWDRYCLENYLLDRKVLYDELTDNGVNIGSRGSFEQRIAELAISQLTEAEYVNEN; this is translated from the coding sequence AGCTTAAAATTGAGAATCTTCGCGGTCTAAGCAATGTTGAGTGTGAATTCGACCAGCCAACTAATGTAATCGTAGGACCCAACGCCATTGGAAAAACAACAATTCTTGAAGCTGTTCGACTTACAAAAGCATTACTCATGCCTCGTTACTTCCAAGAAGGGCAGCAAGTTTTGGTATCTCTTGGGGCCACTTCACCTCATCCACAATTAAGCAATTATATCGATTTTTCTGCCCTTGCCCGCGAACCGAACGAGGCGGTGCGTGTGCAGATGCAGTTGGAAATGAACGCCAATGAGCTTGAATATCTGAAGAGTGTCCGAAATCAAATTGCTCTTGATTTCTTAAGAGGACAGATGGCTCGCTCGGATGAACAAAGCCAGCTTGCTTTTACGCAGTACCTGTCTTCAAATGAAGGGAAATCGAGATTAGAAAGTACCATTAAGGTAGTAGGAGAAAGACTAGACAAATTCCAAGCACCATTCATTTTACCAATACAGTTGACAATTGATGGAGCTAAGGGCCAGATCAGAGGTGATGATCCCTTCAATCAAGTCATGGTAATCATTCTCGAACGTCGATGTCCACCACACCAGGCGCTGTTTAGTTATTTCCCGGCAGACCGAGCCTTCCCCACGGGCGAGGTGAACGTACAAATCGGTTCAGGGGAAGCAAATAACCAGATTCAGGCTCATATCGGTCAAGCCTCAACAAAATATCAACGCCTCAAGCAAACTATCGTTAATAATCTGCTATTCTCTGGACTTGATCAATCAAAAGTCCATGATGATTTTAGGCAGGTACTGGAAAAACTACTACCTGGCAAGGAACTCGTAGGTTTATCGGTAACACCGGTAGGAACCCTCAAGGTCGCTATCAGAGAGGCATCAACAGGCAAAGTCTTTGACATAGATAGCATGAGTAGTGGTGAAAAGGGATTAATTCTGACTTTCATGCTCTTACGGCGGAGCCTTGCTCGTGGGGGTATTGCTCTTACCGACGAACCTGAATTACACCTCAATCCCGCTGTCTGTAAGAACACCGTGCCCTTTCTCAGCGGCACGATCATTGCCGACAATGATATACAGGTTCTGGTCTGCACCCATTCTGCTGATATTCTGGGTGCTGCTTTTGACAGACAGGACTGTAGTATTCATCATCTCCGTTCCCATAAAGATGCGACAAAGATTTACGAACGCGATCAAATGGAAATATTCGAAGCCCTTCGCCGATTAGGAACAACCGCTGCCGATACTCTGTTCTCTCGCGGAAACATATTCGTCGAAGGCGAGCATGATACCGCTATATTGGAGGAGGGATTTTATGACCAGGTTATGGGCTATAAAATTACAAGCTTGGGTGGACGCAGAGAGGTAGAAAAGGAGATCGCAACACTACAAGATGCAGAGCGTAAGGGTGAATTAGATAAACTCAATTGTTTCATTTTTGATTTGGACAGACGCCCGGAAAACTTGGCAAGCACGAACCTTGTGAGAGTGCTTCAATGGGATAGGTATTGTCTTGAGAACTACCTGTTGGATCGGAAGGTATTGTATGATGAACTGACTGACAACGGTGTAAATATTGGCTCTAGAGGTAGCTTTGAGCAACGCATAGCAGAGCTTGCTATCTCACAGTTGACGGAAGCGGAATATGTCAATGAAAATTAG